TGGCGGGATGGCCGCTAAATGGCGTTGGCGCAAACGTCGCGAGGCTGCCGGGTTGCCAACAGATAAGCCCAATATGGTGTGTGGAAGTGTTCAGATCTGCTGGAAGAAGTTTGCGCGTTATTGGGATATTGAAATGCGTGAATTAGAGATGCTTACTGGTGAATTGTGCGTCAGCCCTGAGCGAGTTCTTGAGGCTGTGGATGAGAACACGATTTTCGTTGTACCCACTCTTGGAGTGACCTATCACGGTCTTTATGAGGATATTGAGTCTATTAGCAAGGCGTTGGATGATCTTCAGGCTCGTACTGGCCTTGATGTGCCGATTCATGTGGATGCGGCAAGTGGTGGCTTTTTGGCTCCGTTCTGCGCACCGGATCTCCCCCTTTGGGACTTTCGCTTGGAACGCGTGAAATCGATTAATGCTTCAGGTCATAAGTTTGGGTTGGCGCCCCTTGGTGTGGGCTGGGTTCTCTGGCGCAGCCAGGAAGATCTGCCTGACGAGCTTGTCTTCCATGTGACCTATCTGGGTGGTGACATGCCGACATTCCAGATCAATTTTTCAAGACCTGCTGGTCAGGTGATTGCCCAATACCACGAATTTGTGCGTTTGGGTCGAGAGGGTTATCGAATGCTCCACATGGCCAGTCATGCCAATGCGCAGTATTTCGCGGAAAAATTACGGGAGATGGACCTTTTCAGAATTATCCATGACGGCACCCCTGACAAAGGCATTCCCACTGTGGTTTGGACTCTGGATGACAATCCGAAGTATGGATTCAACTTGTATGACTTCGCTGATCGGTTGCGAATGCGGGGTTGGCAGGTGCCTGCCTATCCATTTACGGGTGAACTTGAATCAACCGCATTCCAGAGGATCTTGGTGAAGCGAGATTTCACTCGCGACATGGCAGACCTTCTCCTGGAAGACATCAGGCAAGCCATTCAACATTTCCAAAAACATCCGATTACAAGCAATCTGGCCGCCACAGAGGGGGCGTCTTACAACCACCTCTGAACTCAGGTCTGCACTTAGGCAGCGATGGGGATGGCCGGCATGCGCTCGGTTGTGCCTAGCGCTGCCGGTGTTTCCCTTAAGAAGCTGCGCAGGGCATGACGACCAGCCGATAGTTCTTCGGACAGCACTTCGCAGGCTTTTTCCGGCATCGTGTGATCACCACAGGTGAAAACATCTACGGCTGCATATCCGTTTTCAGGCCAGGTGTGGATTGAGATGTGGGATTCAGCCAGAAGCGCCAGACCCGTCACCCCTTGGGGTTCGAAGCGGTGTGTAATCAGGTTGAGCAGAGTTGCACCAGCACGTTGGGCTGCTGTCGTGATGGTGTGTCTCAGAAAAGTTTCGTCGTCGAGCTTCGAGGGATCGCAGTCATAGAGCTCGAGAATGCAGTGTTTGCCAACCATGTCGGTTGCACTGGTGTCGGTTGCACAGCTTTGGGTCGTGCGCTCTGTAGTCGCCCATCCCGGGTTTGGGTGCAGGCTGGACAAGGACTGCTCCATCAAGATTCTTGATGCAAATGGCCCGCGACCCTACCGCGCCCCGGACTGTGATCTCAAGCTGTCGGCATCGAGAATCTGCGACTGCTCACGCCAGCCACCCTCAAATGCATCGAGATGCGTTGCACTGACTAGGCATTGATGGTTTTCTCCGACAGCCTCTAAGAGGGCCAGTTGCCGAGTGGGATCTAGTTCTGCCAAGACATCATCGAGCAGAAGAAGGGGAGGTTCGCCGCAGAGTTCCCCGACCAGTTGTAATTCCGCCATTTTTAAGGCCAGCACCAGGGTGCGCTGTTGGCCAGCTGAGCCGAAGCGTCTTGCGGCTGTTCCATTGATCCGCATTTCAATTTCGTCGCGATGAGGACCAACCCGGCAGCTCCCTAAACGCTCTTCTTCGCTGCGTTGTTCTCTGAGCTGTTGCTCAATCGAAAGTCGCCAGGATTCCTCTTGCTCTTCTCCGATCAGTGCACTGCCGGGGGAGTAACCAAGCTGGAGATGCTCACGTCCCTCGCTCAACCTGTCTTGCCACACTGCTGCTAAGGGCTCTAATCGTGCAAGGGCTCTGAGACGCCTGCGATGAATGCGTGTGCTCACCAATGCCATTTGGGTGTCAAAGCTTTCGAGGAGCGCCTGAGGTTCCATGCCGGAGGACAGGCCTCCCCGACGCCAGAATTGTGCGCGTTGTCTCAGCAAGCGCCCGTAGCGACTGATGAGATCGGCGTAAACAGGCTCCAGTTGAAGGACAACACGATCGAGCCACTGGCGGCGCAGGGCTGGCTCGCCTCTCACGAGATGCAGGTCGAGAGCGCTAAACCCCACGCATCGAAGAGGACCAATTAAGTCCAGTTGTCGTTGCAGTGATTTCCCGTTGCGCTTGGCTTGGCGTCCGCCTCGGCGACGTAGTTCAAGCTCAAGGATCTGCTGGTCTGCGCAGGTTGCCTTCAACAGTGCACGACTGGCGTCCCAGTGGATGAGGTCTCCATCCTGGCTGGATCGATGTGAGCGCAGGCTTCCGAGGAGCTCCACCGATTCCAACAGGTTTGACTTGCCCACACCGTTGCTACCGATCACCAGAAGGCGTGGTGCTTCGATCTCCAGCTGCAGGTTGCTGTGGTTGCGAAAGCCCTGCAGTTGAAGCTGGAGAAGCCGAATTGGTCCGAATGCGTCGTGTCGCTAAGGTACTTGGATCGGTTGGTTTTGCCGATCAATACCGGCAGCTGTTGCGGCAGCCGCAGGGGCATGTAGCTCAGTTGGATAGAGCATCAGATTCCGGTTCTGAGGGTCGGGGGTTCGAGTCCCTCCATGCTCGTCAAAGGTCAGGCTCCAGCCTTCATCGGAGCCTCAAGCCCATTGCGCGAATCCCGCCAGGGTCGAGAATAAATCCTTGTTTTTTTAATCCCTCAAGCGCAATTGCGGGTGCTGAGATTGAAATGCTGCACCCTGGTAATTCTTTTTTCAAGAGTGCAAGCGAGTGATGGAGCAAGGCGTTCAATAGCAATTTCTGATCGTCACCAGGACAGGCGGCGAGGTTCCAGAGATTGGCATTCAAGGCCAGGTCGCTTGTCGCTCGAATAAAACCAACAAGAGCTTGATCGCGCTCGTCGATGATGCTGAGCTGCCAGAGGCTGCGACTGAGAGCCAAGGACCAACGCTCCAGTGGATGAGCGGGCTCACCGCAGGACATCAGCAGAGCATTAATCGCATCCCCGCTCGGATCGGGGGCGGTTTGTAGCCGGTAGTGGGCAGGCAGTCGTGGAGCAGCGGCCTGCTGTCGGAATGGAAGCGGTGACACTCAGCCTGTATTGCGCATACCTGCAGCGATTCCGTTAATGGTTAGAAGTGCACCGCGAAGAAGCTCGCTACGGCTGTAAGTGCGTCCGTCTCCATCGCTGCTGGGCGATTCACTCATGGGTGGTTGACGGTTTTGATCTCTCAGTCGACGCAACAAAGCGACTTGAAGAAAACCAAGCGGAACGATCGTGCGATTGCGTAGATCAACCGAGAGCTGCAGGGCGGGATCAGCATCAAGAAGTCTCTCCTGGCCTGTGATGGCCAAGACAAGCTCCTTGGTTCGGGCATATTCCTCGGCCACCGTCGCGTAAATCTTTTCAAATGCTTCGTGGTGTTCAGCACTGCCCAAACTGGTCACGTAATGACGCGCGAGGTCGAGATCCACTTTGGAGAGGGTCATCTCCACTTTGGAGATCAGCATGCGGAAGAAAGGCCAGCGCTGATGCAAGGTGCGCAACAACGTGAGTTGGTCTGGATCTGCCTCCAGCTCTTCACTAAGAGCCGAACCAACCCCAAACCAGCTGGGGAGTAAAAAGCGGCTCTGGGTCCAGCCGAACACCCAGGGAATGGCCCTCAGGCTGGAGAGGTCCCGAGTGCCTGTTTTCCTTCGTGCGGGGCGACTGGAAATCTGCAGTTTGCTGATTTCCTCGATGGGAGTGACCTGCTGGAAAAAGGCCACAAGATCAGGGTTGTCGTGCACCAAGGCTCTGTAATTGCGGCGTGAGCTCTTGGCGACCCTGGACATCAATTTATTCCAGCTCGGTGTTGCATCGAGTTGGTTGGTCACCAGGCTGTTTTGGATGACTGCGGTGGTCACTGTCTCAAGGTTGTACAAAGCCAGCTCAGGCAAGCTGTATTTCGAGGCCAGAACTTCGCCCTGCTCCGTGATCTTGATGCGTCCCTGCAGGGTGCCACTGGGCTGAGCCAAGATCGCTTGATAGGCCGGACCGCCACCACGTCCGACAGATCCACCACGCCCGTGGAATAGACGCAGGGCAATGCCCTGACGAGAAGCCAAGTCTTGCAAGGCGATCTGGGCTTGATGGATCTCCCAGTTGCTGGAGAGAAATCCTGAATCCTTATTGCTATCGGAGTACCCGAGCATGAGCTCTTGTAGGAGCAGCCCCTGGGTGCCGACCTTGGGTAGCAAATCTCGATAGAGCGGGGTCTGGAACAGGTGCTCCATCACCTCAGGAGCCCTCTGGAGGTCTTCCACGGTCTCGAACAGAGGAACGACAAGGAGGTCGGCATGGCGGGCTGAAGGATCAACCAAGCCCGCTTCTTTGGCGAGCAGCAGCACCTCGAGCAAATCGGAGACGCTGTGACTCATAGAGATCACGTAGGTGCCGCAAATCCGACTGCCGAATTCATCCTGTAGGCGGTGCAGCATCCGGAACACATCGACCGTTTCTGCTGTGGCCGCAGACCAGCTAACAGCAGGAGGAATCAAGGGCCGACGTGTTTGCAACTCCTCCATCAACCAGGCCACACGCTCCGCTTCGTCCATCGCTCCGTAGGCGCGATCTGGATTGATGTACCGGCTCAGTTCGTCAAGGGCATCACTGTGTCGAGTGCTTTCTTGTCGGATGTCTAAACCTGCCAGTGAAAACCCGAAGATGTGCACTTGGGTGAGCAGGGTGTCGAGGGGTTCACAGCTCAAATCGGTGTTAACCAAACTGGTTCGGATCAGTTCAAGTTCGCTGCGGAATTCAGCGATCGAGCCGTAGTGGAGAGCATCACCAGGGGCGTTGCCCGGAGTAAAAGATGGCAAGCCTTCAGGCGGGGTTCGCCAGCCCGCATCAGCCAGTTGCTGATTACGCAATTGCGTGAGACGTAAGCGCTCAAGCACGAAGCTGAGCTTGAGCCGATAGGGCTCAAGCCGGTATCTGGTGGCGCGCTCCTCGTAGACGTCTGGGAAGCGCAGTCGATCCATTTCCAATGATTCGAGCAATGGAGGACTCACCTGGCTCCACTGCATGGAAATGCTGAGTTGATTGCGAAGGTGTTGAACGGCGCTGATGTACCGATCAAGCATTAACTGGCGCTGATAACAGGCTGTACGCCAAGTGATTTCAGTGGTAACTGAAGGGTTCCCATCCCTGTCGGATCCCACCCATGATCCAAACGTGCAAAACGATGAGGACGGAACTCTGACGTCTGGATAGCTCGCAGCAAGGGACGCGACGATCCGGCGCCGTAGCTGCGGCATGGCATTGAACAGAACCTGCTGGAAGTAATGGAGGGCGTAGTCCACTTCATCCAGAACCGATGGTTTGAATTGATGGAGTTCATCGGTTCTCCACCAAAGCCGGATCTCTTCTTCAAGCTGCAGTCGCACGCTATCCGTGGCCCCTGAGGGTGTCGGTGGCTGAGTTTCAAGTTGCTGAAGGAGACTGGCAACGCGCCGCTGCTTATGGCGAACGGTATGACGCACGATCTCCGTGGGGTGGGCTGTGAAGACCAAACGGATATCGAGTTCCTGGAGCAGGGCCTCAAGCTGGGCTGGGGGAACGTTTAGACGTCTCAGTCGCTCAAATAATTCTCTGAATGTTGCAGGTTCGGTCTGGGTCGCCAGAGGCGGAGCAAACGGATCGAATTGCTCTGCCTGGTCCTGTGATCGATTAATGCTTTCGAGATAGGTGTCCTCTTCAATGCGTTGTTCCAGGATGTTGACGAGCTGGAAATACAGTGAGAACGCTCTCGCGGCAGCGATGGCTTCGGCAAGATCCATCCCCTTGATGAGATCAATCAGTGCATCGGTCCCAGCTGGATGTTCACCAGGAAGAACCGGATCACTGAGCTGCTTCATGCGCAGGAGTTGCTCGGCCTGTTCTGGTGGACATTCGCTGCGCAGAACGGTTCGCCACAGGTCTTCGACAAGAGCAAGGCGTTGCTGCAGGAGCTGTCCACCGCCGGCTTCATTGCCATCAGCCCTGGGCTGTGTGCTCTCAGGAATCAGGGCTGATGACGAATGCATCGATGGGAAACCGCTATCAGATGGAATCATGATCATCCCAAAGCGTCAGCCAGGGATCGATCGATCGGCTGTTCTTCCTGTTCCATCTCGAGGATGCCAGTGCGGAATTCCTCTTCAAGGCTGCGTCCATTCTCAATTCCTTTGAGCCAACGCATGGCTTGATTCCCTTCCGCAAGAACGGATTCGAGAGGGAGCAGGTAGGACGTCAATTCAAGTTCGTGCGCTAAGGGCATCACGTCATTGATCATGTCCCTCAGCCAGTTACGACATAAACGTTGGCGACCATCACGCCAATCACGCAATTGCGCATCGAGGCTATGCCTAGCGGCAGTGGCGTCATTGGTATCGCTGAGCACCATGAGCTGATCGGCGCTGAGGTCACTCGCCTTAAAGGGGTCGAGTTGATTGGGCTCCCGAAGCAACATCAGCACGCGCAGTTCCATCAGGGCTGTAATCGCCAGCAGCAGATCTGGATTGGTGACTAGATCGCAGATCCTTAGCTCGAGTCGGTTGAGGTCAAAGGGTCGTTGTGGGCCATTGGGACGGACCGACGTCCAGAGATGGCGCACGTTGTGCATGCGCCCCTCCATTAACTGGGTGTCAGTCCATTCCACGAAATGCTCTAGATCGCGAAAGAGGGGAACTTGTTTAGGAGTGAGAGGGAATTGCAGCCAACGTTGTGAATGGGCGCCGGTGATCTGGCGATTGAGAAAGGGTGAACTGGCGCTTAAGGCAAGCAGTAGGGCTGCTTCACAACGCACAAGACGCAGAGCGGCAAATAAATCGGCCGGTTCACTGATCCCCAGGTTGATATGAATGCTGGCCGTTACAACAGTGGTGCCGTAAGTGGCTTCGATGAGGTCGTGATATGGATCGTTTGGATTGGATCGTTCAAATTGCGTGGCATCTCCCAACGTGAGGGTGCTGCCTGGGAGCAAGGTGAGATTACGTTCTGCAAGCCATGTCCGTAGGCGCCTGCGCGGGGCCAGAAGGGCTTCTTTGAGTTTTCCGTAATCGGATTCAGGATTTGTGATGTATTCCAGATTGCGGTGGTCGGGCTCAACGCAAAATTCAGTGAGATCCTGCTTGACCAGCTCGGCTACACCAACGTTCTCACCGCTGCTTCGACCGGTGAATAGTTCCACTTCAAACCCTTTGAGTCTGAGCTTTTGGATCATGACTTCGGATCCTCGAGGCAAGCGAGAGCGGTCAACATGGCGCGGGCCTTGTTCAGCGTTTCTTGATACTCGGACGCTGGGTCGGAATCGGCGACAACGCCAGCACCGGCTTGTACTTGAATGTTCCACCCCCCCTCAGGGTGAGGACGAACCACCATCGTGCGAATGGTGATTGCCGTGTTGAGAGCGCCTGCTAGATCCACAGAACCGTAGACGCCGGAGTAAGGCCCTCGAGCATCGGGCTCCAGCTGATGAATCAGCTGCATGGCCCTGATTTTTGGAGCGCCGCTCACCGTTCCCGCCGGGAACGAGGCCATCAGCAAGTCCCAGATGTCTCGTCCTTGAGCCAGTCGTCCTTCAACTTGGCTCACGATGTGCATGACATGGGAGTAGCGCTCGATCACCATCAGCTCTTTGACATCCACCGTGCCAGCGGTGCAAACCCTGCCTAAGTCATTGCGGCCAAGGTCAACCAACATCACGTGTTCAGCCCGTTCTTTTGGATCAGCAAGCAGATCGACTTCAAAATTTCGATCTTCCAGCTCATTGCGCCCGCGTGGGCGCGTGCCGGCGATGGGTCTCAGGCTGGCACGTATGCCTCCCTGGTCTGGTTCTGCCTTGACCATGACTTCAGGGCTTGAACCGATCAGGTACCAGTCTCCGAAATCAAAAAAAGCCATGTAAGGGGATGGATTGACCATCCTCAAGCTCCGGTAGACCTCTAAGGGGGGCTGCGAGACGCGAGTTTCCAGCCTTTGGCTGATCACGAGCTGGAAAGCGTCTCCTGCGGCGATGTGTTCTTGGGCCGTGGCAACGGCTTCTTGGTAGTTCTCAGGAGATCGATTGCTTTCTGTTTCTGGTGTAGGCCTCGCAGCAGGCTTCCAGCGCAGAGGACGCACCTGGGGCAGAGGTGATGCCATGCGATTTTCAAGCCCAAGGATTCGCCCCATGGCACCGTCCCAGGCTTGATCTGCGCTTTTGGCCGCGGCCCTGGTATTGCTCAAATCTCCGTAAGCCACTGCCGTGATCAAACGCTTCACTTGATCGATGATCAAGATGCTGTCCATCAACATCCAAACGCCATCAGGCGGAGCGTTCTCGTCTGCTTTGTGCACGGGAACGCTGGGTTCTATCCAACGGATGAGCTCATACCCCCACATCCCATACAACTGCCCTAGGGGTGGAAGGCCTGGAAGAGAGACGGGTCTGTAGGCATTCGTGCATTCACGAAGAACCTCTAGGGGATTGCCTTGAAAGCTCTCTTCGTAGCCATCTCGCCAGCGGCGGGTCAGAACGTCTCCTCTGGCTGAGAGTGTCCACAAGGGATCACAGGCAATCACACTCCAACGTCCAAGGTTCTCGCCACCTTCGACGGATTCGAGTAAGACCCCAGGTGGGTGGCCTTCACCGACCTTGAGCCAAGTAGTGAGAGGGGTTTCTAGGTCAGCGGGCCAGCTATGGGCTACGGGGATAAACGTTGCCCCGCAGCGAGCTGCTTCAAGAAAGGCGGAGCGGTCGGGGCTGAGCATGAGGAGATTGTTGCAGCCGACCGCTGGGCATCATGGCCGAACGCTGATCAGGAGTCGTATGTATTGCGACCGCTGAACTTGATATTTGCAGGATTGGTGTTCGCACCGATTCTCCTGGGGTTGTGTCCAACCATCGGCCGTCCCTCGTTCACTTTCTCGGGGAAGACGCCATCCAGTGGATGGAGAAACTCGGTATCGCCACCAGGGAAGATCCGATAGATCTTGAAGTCCTCGATCCGAGGCTTGAATTTGGTGCGGAGTTGAGTGCCCAAGGCCAAGCACTGTTCTTTGCGAGCGAAATACATGATGTTTTCGCCAGAAGACATCATTGCGGCTCCACCTGTGGGGAGTTCAAAGGCTTGCTCGCTCTTGCTGGTCCAGGTGATGGCGTACTTCTCTTCCGTTTCAGCGGAATTGAGCAGGCCGCCGGTGCTGCCGATGTACTGGGGGAGCTGACCGGTTAAGGCGGATGCTGTCATAGCTGTCCTCGAAATTCGGCATGCCGTGATGCCAAAAAATTAGCATTGCGCATTGGGCCTGATCGCTCTTCTGGCCTGGAATCTTCACACCCGTCAACAATGCGGGGCTAAAGGGAAAAACACGGTTAAACCACGATCTCGTCGCTGGGTGAGACGCCCGCCTAGCCGGGCGAGTAAACGCCGCGTGGCGGTCTGACTGAGCTGCAAACTTCCTGTGTCTGGATTCCAGCTCAGCACTGGTCCAAGCTGGGCGATTGGTTCTGGACTGGCGACCCCTTCTCCACGTTCTGCAGGACTCTGACCATGCAGTTGCAACTTGAGACGAGCTCCAGCGGGTTGAAGGGTGAGCACGAGCTGGCTTCCACTGGGCAGCCCTCGACTGCAACGATCCACCAGGCCTCCCAGCATCGGTTCCAGACGACTTGGATCGCTCAGAACGGAAGGAAGGTTGCTGGCGATTGCAAGGCTTAGCTCAATGCCCCGCCGCTGGAGCTGCTGTTCCCAGGAGGGCGTCAACAGACCGATCATGCTGCCTAGATCAGTGTGAGCCAGAACAGAGGGACTTTCTGGCTGGCGCTGTAGTTCTGCCGCCTGAAAGATCAGGCCGAACCGGTCAATTTGTTCGCTGCATTCGGTGTCGATCATTTCAAGGCGCTTGATGGCGGTCTCGGGCAAGTCGTTGCGTCTGAGTAAAGATCGGATCAGGGTGCGAATCGTCGATAGAGGTGTCCGCACTTCATGGGCGATTGCCTCAAGCAAGGACAACTCTTCATCGGCCTTGCTCGCCGCCGATCCCTGTTCGCTCGTTGTTTGGGGCTGCTGATGGCTCTGGGCGGGAGCTGATGTCGACGCCTGCAACGTCACAGTGGGTGCCATGCTCGCAAGTCTCACCGCCAGGCTTGGCCAGAATGTTTGCCCTAGGGCACTGCTGCTTTCAAGCGGGCCAAGCGCCTCGAGGGCTTGATGCAGAGCCAGTGCTTGATCGGGGGCATCCAGTTTCAGCCTCTGTTCAATTAGGCCAAGCACGCTGCCAAGGGTTTCAGGCTCACTGCGCATGAGCAGCTGACGTTGGCTAGCGCCTCCAT
The Synechococcus sp. CC9311 DNA segment above includes these coding regions:
- a CDS encoding glutamate decarboxylase codes for the protein MSLHQSRHHLRDSEEQALVDAMLTPLPKHHFPGEGREGNSTVQLLREELLLDGNSKQNLATFCQTYQAQSAMELMTLGVDKNLIDKDEYPQTAELEGRCVSMMADLWNAPGAAVGCSTIGSSEAAMLGGMAAKWRWRKRREAAGLPTDKPNMVCGSVQICWKKFARYWDIEMRELEMLTGELCVSPERVLEAVDENTIFVVPTLGVTYHGLYEDIESISKALDDLQARTGLDVPIHVDAASGGFLAPFCAPDLPLWDFRLERVKSINASGHKFGLAPLGVGWVLWRSQEDLPDELVFHVTYLGGDMPTFQINFSRPAGQVIAQYHEFVRLGREGYRMLHMASHANAQYFAEKLREMDLFRIIHDGTPDKGIPTVVWTLDDNPKYGFNLYDFADRLRMRGWQVPAYPFTGELESTAFQRILVKRDFTRDMADLLLEDIRQAIQHFQKHPITSNLAATEGASYNHL
- the speD gene encoding adenosylmethionine decarboxylase yields the protein MEQSLSSLHPNPGWATTERTTQSCATDTSATDMVGKHCILELYDCDPSKLDDETFLRHTITTAAQRAGATLLNLITHRFEPQGVTGLALLAESHISIHTWPENGYAAVDVFTCGDHTMPEKACEVLSEELSAGRHALRSFLRETPAALGTTERMPAIPIAA
- the recF gene encoding DNA replication/repair protein RecF, with product MQGFRNHSNLQLEIEAPRLLVIGSNGVGKSNLLESVELLGSLRSHRSSQDGDLIHWDASRALLKATCADQQILELELRRRGGRQAKRNGKSLQRQLDLIGPLRCVGFSALDLHLVRGEPALRRQWLDRVVLQLEPVYADLISRYGRLLRQRAQFWRRGGLSSGMEPQALLESFDTQMALVSTRIHRRRLRALARLEPLAAVWQDRLSEGREHLQLGYSPGSALIGEEQEESWRLSIEQQLREQRSEEERLGSCRVGPHRDEIEMRINGTAARRFGSAGQQRTLVLALKMAELQLVGELCGEPPLLLLDDVLAELDPTRQLALLEAVGENHQCLVSATHLDAFEGGWREQSQILDADSLRSQSGAR
- the ppc gene encoding phosphoenolpyruvate carboxylase; this encodes MIMIPSDSGFPSMHSSSALIPESTQPRADGNEAGGGQLLQQRLALVEDLWRTVLRSECPPEQAEQLLRMKQLSDPVLPGEHPAGTDALIDLIKGMDLAEAIAAARAFSLYFQLVNILEQRIEEDTYLESINRSQDQAEQFDPFAPPLATQTEPATFRELFERLRRLNVPPAQLEALLQELDIRLVFTAHPTEIVRHTVRHKQRRVASLLQQLETQPPTPSGATDSVRLQLEEEIRLWWRTDELHQFKPSVLDEVDYALHYFQQVLFNAMPQLRRRIVASLAASYPDVRVPSSSFCTFGSWVGSDRDGNPSVTTEITWRTACYQRQLMLDRYISAVQHLRNQLSISMQWSQVSPPLLESLEMDRLRFPDVYEERATRYRLEPYRLKLSFVLERLRLTQLRNQQLADAGWRTPPEGLPSFTPGNAPGDALHYGSIAEFRSELELIRTSLVNTDLSCEPLDTLLTQVHIFGFSLAGLDIRQESTRHSDALDELSRYINPDRAYGAMDEAERVAWLMEELQTRRPLIPPAVSWSAATAETVDVFRMLHRLQDEFGSRICGTYVISMSHSVSDLLEVLLLAKEAGLVDPSARHADLLVVPLFETVEDLQRAPEVMEHLFQTPLYRDLLPKVGTQGLLLQELMLGYSDSNKDSGFLSSNWEIHQAQIALQDLASRQGIALRLFHGRGGSVGRGGGPAYQAILAQPSGTLQGRIKITEQGEVLASKYSLPELALYNLETVTTAVIQNSLVTNQLDATPSWNKLMSRVAKSSRRNYRALVHDNPDLVAFFQQVTPIEEISKLQISSRPARRKTGTRDLSSLRAIPWVFGWTQSRFLLPSWFGVGSALSEELEADPDQLTLLRTLHQRWPFFRMLISKVEMTLSKVDLDLARHYVTSLGSAEHHEAFEKIYATVAEEYARTKELVLAITGQERLLDADPALQLSVDLRNRTIVPLGFLQVALLRRLRDQNRQPPMSESPSSDGDGRTYSRSELLRGALLTINGIAAGMRNTG
- the gshA gene encoding glutamate--cysteine ligase, encoding MIQKLRLKGFEVELFTGRSSGENVGVAELVKQDLTEFCVEPDHRNLEYITNPESDYGKLKEALLAPRRRLRTWLAERNLTLLPGSTLTLGDATQFERSNPNDPYHDLIEATYGTTVVTASIHINLGISEPADLFAALRLVRCEAALLLALSASSPFLNRQITGAHSQRWLQFPLTPKQVPLFRDLEHFVEWTDTQLMEGRMHNVRHLWTSVRPNGPQRPFDLNRLELRICDLVTNPDLLLAITALMELRVLMLLREPNQLDPFKASDLSADQLMVLSDTNDATAARHSLDAQLRDWRDGRQRLCRNWLRDMINDVMPLAHELELTSYLLPLESVLAEGNQAMRWLKGIENGRSLEEEFRTGILEMEQEEQPIDRSLADALG
- a CDS encoding anthranilate synthase component I family protein, with translation MLSPDRSAFLEAARCGATFIPVAHSWPADLETPLTTWLKVGEGHPPGVLLESVEGGENLGRWSVIACDPLWTLSARGDVLTRRWRDGYEESFQGNPLEVLRECTNAYRPVSLPGLPPLGQLYGMWGYELIRWIEPSVPVHKADENAPPDGVWMLMDSILIIDQVKRLITAVAYGDLSNTRAAAKSADQAWDGAMGRILGLENRMASPLPQVRPLRWKPAARPTPETESNRSPENYQEAVATAQEHIAAGDAFQLVISQRLETRVSQPPLEVYRSLRMVNPSPYMAFFDFGDWYLIGSSPEVMVKAEPDQGGIRASLRPIAGTRPRGRNELEDRNFEVDLLADPKERAEHVMLVDLGRNDLGRVCTAGTVDVKELMVIERYSHVMHIVSQVEGRLAQGRDIWDLLMASFPAGTVSGAPKIRAMQLIHQLEPDARGPYSGVYGSVDLAGALNTAITIRTMVVRPHPEGGWNIQVQAGAGVVADSDPASEYQETLNKARAMLTALACLEDPKS
- a CDS encoding photosystem I reaction center subunit II PsaD; translation: MTASALTGQLPQYIGSTGGLLNSAETEEKYAITWTSKSEQAFELPTGGAAMMSSGENIMYFARKEQCLALGTQLRTKFKPRIEDFKIYRIFPGGDTEFLHPLDGVFPEKVNEGRPMVGHNPRRIGANTNPANIKFSGRNTYDS
- a CDS encoding sensor histidine kinase KdpD; this encodes MLLQTIHQQMAQGVSSGCSDDSTARRMWWAALETLQETLLQNEETPAGVWLAAPLPALYSPQLLSSLQGWVWAPKALGALTSPSTSLLPPDLLRARQSHGGATYSLQSSTFRRLPLHEDDCHDPLLVVITAKVQIALALHGGASQRQLLMRSEPETLGSVLGLIEQRLKLDAPDQALALHQALEALGPLESSSALGQTFWPSLAVRLASMAPTVTLQASTSAPAQSHQQPQTTSEQGSAASKADEELSLLEAIAHEVRTPLSTIRTLIRSLLRRNDLPETAIKRLEMIDTECSEQIDRFGLIFQAAELQRQPESPSVLAHTDLGSMIGLLTPSWEQQLQRRGIELSLAIASNLPSVLSDPSRLEPMLGGLVDRCSRGLPSGSQLVLTLQPAGARLKLQLHGQSPAERGEGVASPEPIAQLGPVLSWNPDTGSLQLSQTATRRLLARLGGRLTQRRDRGLTVFFPLAPHC